One window of Acidobacteriota bacterium genomic DNA carries:
- the hflX gene encoding GTPase HflX: MRHDTRKIRDRAALVGLVTGNRRRIEAERSLDELAGLVSAAGGLAVLRSLQERPRPDAATFVGKGKLQMLALACDEQDVSLVVFDNELTPTQLRQIEPAVGRRVIDRTQLILDIFALRARTREGQSQVELAQLRYLLPRLVGSGIELSRLGGGIGTRGPGETKLETDRRRIRQRIAAIADSIEGVRQRRARLRDRRHKSDIPTVALVGYTNAGKTTLFNLLTGGGAETSDALFVTLDPLVRQVKLRDNRELLVSDTVGFIDRLPHTLVAAFRASLEEAREADLLIHVIDAAAPGRDERMAAVEAVLEEIGAAGLPRVDVLNKADLLTDPEIDRAVVALNNPIVMSASMGQGRDALLERVMAILALDTRRVRVSLDARSETGRRKVAWLYRHSRVLRHETIGTRIVIDADVPRRGLALFPASALTTIPTDTEGAA, from the coding sequence ATGCGACATGACACGCGGAAGATTCGCGACAGGGCGGCCCTGGTTGGACTGGTCACCGGGAACCGACGGAGGATCGAGGCGGAACGCTCACTCGATGAACTGGCGGGCCTGGTGAGCGCGGCCGGCGGACTCGCGGTGCTGCGTTCGCTGCAGGAGCGGCCGCGTCCAGACGCCGCGACCTTCGTCGGCAAAGGCAAACTGCAAATGCTGGCGCTCGCGTGCGACGAGCAGGATGTCTCGCTGGTGGTCTTCGACAACGAGCTGACTCCTACCCAACTTCGGCAGATTGAGCCGGCCGTTGGTCGCCGGGTGATCGATCGCACGCAACTCATCCTGGACATCTTTGCGCTCCGCGCCAGGACGAGGGAAGGTCAGTCACAGGTCGAACTGGCGCAGTTGCGGTACCTGCTGCCGCGCCTGGTCGGATCGGGCATTGAGCTGTCGCGGCTTGGCGGCGGCATCGGCACCAGGGGGCCTGGCGAAACCAAACTCGAGACAGACCGCCGACGCATCCGCCAGCGAATTGCCGCGATCGCCGACAGCATCGAAGGCGTTCGGCAGAGGCGAGCGCGGTTGCGCGACCGACGGCACAAGTCCGACATCCCGACCGTTGCGCTGGTCGGCTACACCAATGCGGGCAAGACCACGCTGTTCAATCTGCTGACCGGTGGCGGGGCAGAGACGTCCGACGCGCTCTTTGTGACGCTCGATCCGCTCGTGAGGCAGGTGAAGCTGCGCGACAACCGGGAGTTGCTCGTGTCGGACACGGTTGGCTTCATCGATCGGCTGCCGCACACACTGGTGGCCGCCTTCCGTGCGAGCCTCGAAGAGGCGCGGGAGGCGGATCTGCTGATTCACGTGATCGACGCAGCCGCGCCGGGGCGCGACGAGCGCATGGCCGCCGTTGAGGCCGTGCTCGAGGAGATTGGCGCTGCGGGCCTGCCCCGCGTGGACGTGCTGAACAAGGCCGATCTGCTGACCGATCCCGAGATCGATCGGGCCGTGGTCGCGCTGAATAACCCGATTGTGATGTCGGCCAGCATGGGGCAGGGACGTGACGCGTTGCTCGAGCGCGTCATGGCCATTCTGGCACTCGATACACGTCGCGTCCGCGTCAGCCTCGATGCCAGAAGCGAAACGGGACGACGGAAGGTTGCGTGGCTCTATCGCCACTCCCGCGTGCTTCGACATGAGACGATCGGTACGCGGATCGTCATCGACGCGGATGTGCCAAGACGTGGTCTGGCGCTCTTCCCAGCGAGCGCACTGACGACCATTCCCACCGACACCGAGGGTGCCGCGTGA
- a CDS encoding L-threonylcarbamoyladenylate synthase, which produces MERVSITEVNPDAGVLARAAKVLRDGGLIGYPTETFYGIGADPRSDRAVDGLFRAKARPPTVAVPLIAGSLDQLVAVAGGLPALARALAERFWPGPLTLVIPAWKGLSVAIHGGQGTVAVRVPGHLVARSLCEAFGHPITSTSANLSGGTPPADADAVATSLASSLAMLLDCGRTPGGPSSTIVDVLSGAPRLVRPGAIAWEQVLECLE; this is translated from the coding sequence ATGGAGCGGGTGAGCATCACCGAGGTCAATCCCGATGCAGGCGTACTCGCGCGGGCCGCAAAGGTGCTGCGTGACGGCGGCCTGATCGGATATCCGACTGAGACGTTCTACGGCATCGGTGCCGATCCGCGCAGCGACCGGGCGGTTGACGGGTTGTTTCGTGCGAAGGCTCGGCCGCCGACAGTCGCGGTTCCTTTGATCGCGGGAAGCCTCGATCAGTTGGTCGCCGTGGCCGGTGGACTTCCGGCATTGGCGCGAGCCCTGGCTGAGCGGTTCTGGCCCGGTCCGCTCACACTGGTGATTCCCGCCTGGAAAGGTCTCTCGGTCGCAATCCATGGCGGGCAGGGGACCGTGGCGGTGCGCGTTCCAGGTCACCTCGTGGCCCGATCGCTTTGTGAGGCATTCGGGCATCCCATCACGTCAACAAGCGCCAACCTCTCGGGTGGTACGCCACCCGCCGACGCCGACGCCGTCGCGACGTCGCTGGCCTCTTCGCTCGCCATGCTGCTCGATTGTGGCCGGACACCCGGTGGGCCATCATCAACCATTGTCGACGTGCTCAGCGGGGCCCCGCGTCTGGTTCGCCCCGGCGCGATCGCCTGGGAGCAGGTGCTAGAATGCCTCGAGTAG
- a CDS encoding MFS transporter, with protein MAAPKGPDAAVPVSWRRNLFAVTAASFMGFAGFTLVMPLLPLFIHQLGAQDEGEIAMWAGLSLGVTPAVTAVLSPWWGRIADRFGRKLMVERSLVSFIIIMSVTAFAERPWHVFALRALQGLFAGYGGLTLAMAAESAPRERMATAIGLVQTSQRLGPALGPVIGGVLAGMVGIRHAFFVTAGFYAIAFVLVLLLYRDPVRQPDPATQAEGNHGIGRTILVKPGFLLVMTAIFGITFVDRSFGPILPLYVERLGFQTGSIALVSGILFSAAAVGAVLGNQVCGAMLRRWSARAVIAVSLLLAGGALGIFLLLGGTFGLAMALALFGAGVGVGTTAAYTVGGRQVPEGAHGTGFGLLTGSALAGLAISPAVCGLLSRGTLLAVFALDLGMLVALAGVVAWKMPVDSLRGQGRSAAASTETAEL; from the coding sequence ATGGCAGCACCAAAGGGGCCTGACGCGGCGGTTCCTGTTTCGTGGCGGCGAAACCTGTTTGCGGTCACCGCCGCCAGCTTCATGGGCTTCGCGGGCTTCACGCTCGTGATGCCGTTGCTGCCGCTCTTCATCCATCAACTGGGCGCCCAGGACGAGGGCGAGATCGCCATGTGGGCGGGCTTGAGCCTTGGGGTAACGCCTGCCGTCACGGCGGTCCTGTCCCCCTGGTGGGGCCGTATCGCTGATCGGTTCGGCCGCAAGCTGATGGTCGAGCGATCGCTTGTGAGCTTCATCATCATCATGTCGGTGACGGCGTTTGCCGAACGTCCCTGGCATGTTTTTGCGCTCCGCGCGCTGCAGGGACTGTTCGCCGGCTACGGGGGGCTGACGCTCGCCATGGCGGCAGAGTCGGCGCCGCGCGAGCGTATGGCGACGGCGATTGGCCTGGTCCAGACATCGCAACGCCTGGGCCCGGCTCTCGGGCCCGTCATCGGTGGCGTACTGGCGGGTATGGTCGGCATCCGTCACGCCTTCTTCGTGACGGCCGGCTTCTACGCGATCGCCTTCGTGCTGGTGCTGCTGTTGTATCGCGATCCCGTGCGCCAACCAGACCCGGCAACTCAGGCGGAAGGCAACCACGGGATCGGGCGGACCATTCTCGTCAAGCCGGGCTTCCTGCTCGTCATGACGGCGATTTTCGGGATCACCTTTGTCGATCGCAGTTTCGGTCCGATTCTTCCGCTCTACGTTGAACGCCTGGGTTTCCAGACAGGATCGATTGCGCTGGTATCCGGGATCCTGTTTTCGGCGGCGGCCGTCGGCGCGGTTCTTGGCAATCAGGTCTGCGGCGCGATGCTCCGGCGATGGTCCGCGCGCGCCGTGATCGCGGTGTCGCTCTTGTTGGCGGGCGGGGCGCTGGGAATATTCCTGTTGCTCGGCGGAACGTTCGGGCTCGCCATGGCGCTGGCCCTCTTTGGTGCGGGTGTGGGCGTCGGCACCACGGCGGCCTACACCGTGGGAGGCCGGCAGGTGCCCGAAGGCGCACATGGAACCGGATTCGGCCTCCTGACGGGCAGTGCGCTGGCGGGATTGGCCATCAGCCCAGCCGTCTGCGGGTTGTTGAGTCGCGGCACCCTGCTGGCCGTGTTTGCGCTGGACCTCGGGATGCTCGTCGCCCTTGCTGGCGTGGTGGCCTGGAAGATGCCGGTCGACAGCCTGCGGGGCCAGGGCAGGAGTGCTGCCGCGTCAACCGAGACGGCGGAATTGTAG